GCGTTTCCCTCGCTGTGCCGGGCAGTCGGGCTCGTGCAGACGCTCTTGGGTGGGTTGCTCTTGGCCTCGGTGCCGTTCGCCGCGACAGAGCGCTGGTTCCGCGGCGACGAGCCCCCGACCACGGCGCGCTGGGTCGGCGCGCTCGCGTTGGGCGTCGCTGCTTACCTGGTCGCGACGGGCGTCGGCCGACTGGCGCTGCGCGTGCCGGCCCTCGCGCTGCGCGTCGCTGCCGCGGCGATCATGGCCGTGGCATGCTGGTTCGTCATGCCGCAGTTGGCCACGCAGATCTGGCGCTATCGCGAGACCCGGTATGCCCGATCCTTGATCGACGCGCCGTATTTGTACGAAGCCGACTATCGCTTCGACGTGCCGCCGCAATTCTGGACCCCGGCCGCGGTGCAGGTGATGGTCGATCGCTCGTTCGAAGACTACAAATGCCGCGACCTGTTGAAGCAATTGGACCAATACCAGCCCAACAACCCGGCCTTTGCCAAGATCAAAGAGCAATTGCAGACCAAGCTCCAGGCGGCCGGCGGTTAGACGGTGCGAGCGCCGCGTGCGCGCCGGCCTTCAGTGTGGCCGCACCACCGGCAGGCGATCCTTCGATCAACTCCAGCGAGCGGCGACCAACAGCGACCCCCAGGCGAACAGCCCGGCCAGGCTGGTCGCCAGCAAGACGGCATGTCGGCGGCCGCGCAGCAGCCAGTACAGGCTGGCGCTGATGCCGCCGAGAATGACGCTGAGGAAGAGCACGCCAAACTTCGGCGACAGCGCCACCATCAGCGTTGCCCAAGTGAGGGCCGTGACGAACAATAACCCGCCGCTCGCCAGCGAGTGCAATGTGCCGCTCATGACACCGACCCGGCAGGACGCGCCCTACGTCACCTTCAGCTCCGTCACATACTGCGACTCATACGCCCGTTGGGCGAAGGTGGCCAGGGCCGCGCGGTCTTCGGCGGTCAGGCGCAAGTCGCCGCGCAGCGTCGCGAGGTTGGCGTCGACGTCGGCCGGCAGCGAGACGCCGATGTTCAGCAGGCTCACGCGGTCGTCGGCCAGCACCCAGCGAATGGCCGCGGCCGGCAGGGCCTGACGCGTCGCTGCGGGGAAGTCGGGCACCAGCTTCTCGGCGTTGTGGCTGAAGATGTTCGCGCCCATCACCTTCATCGCCACGATCGCCATCTGGCGCTGGTGCGCCGCGGCTAGGCAGCGCTCGCGATACTCGATCTTGGTATTCGAGAGCATGGTGTCCATGCCCTTGCGGAAATAGCCGTACGCCAGGAGCACCTGGTCGAAGCCGTCGGTCTCGATCATCTTCAGCACGTCTTCGAACGCCACGTGCGTGGTCAGGCCGATGAACCGCAGCAGCTTTTCATCGCGCAGCTTGACCACCTCGGCGTGCAGCTTCATCGCCTTCTCGAAGCCGACGCGCTCGATCGCCGGGCTGTGAATCTGCAGGCAGTCGACATAGTCCATGTCGAGCTGCTTGAGCGACGTCTCGACGCTCTTGCGGACCTGCGCCGGATCGGCCACGGCGCATTTCGTGGCGACG
This Pirellulales bacterium DNA region includes the following protein-coding sequences:
- a CDS encoding aldo/keto reductase; the encoded protein is MAHPRDSFERREFLKSGLLAAGATAVGVGLTSPGAPSAHAAAPEAPAPAPAATSPEGIPLRAFGRTGHTLPILGMGGSAMTQLFIQAYGVELLPIDERIAMVRHAFDSGIRYFDTARVYGESESIVGRGLKGVREQCYVATKCAVADPAQVRKSVETSLKQLDMDYVDCLQIHSPAIERVGFEKAMKLHAEVVKLRDEKLLRFIGLTTHVAFEDVLKMIETDGFDQVLLAYGYFRKGMDTMLSNTKIEYRERCLAAAHQRQMAIVAMKVMGANIFSHNAEKLVPDFPAATRQALPAAAIRWVLADDRVSLLNIGVSLPADVDANLATLRGDLRLTAEDRAALATFAQRAYESQYVTELKVT